A single genomic interval of Croceibacter atlanticus HTCC2559 harbors:
- the surE gene encoding 5'/3'-nucleotidase SurE: MANKKPLILVTNDDGITAPGIRALISVMKDIGNVVVVAPDSPQSAMGHAITINDTLYCDPVKMTEDADHKEYSCSGTPADCVKLATQEILHRKPDLCVSGVNHGSNSSINVIYSGTMSAAVEAGVEGIPAIGFSLLDYSLEADFEPCKKYIKAITEHVLDKGLPKGVVLNVNLPKLKEKEIKGIKVCRQAKAHWVEDFDKRKSPQGRDYYWLTGEFINEDKGEDTDEWALSNGYVSVVPVQFDLTAHHFIQDLNSWELND; this comes from the coding sequence ATGGCTAACAAAAAACCTTTAATATTAGTTACCAATGATGACGGTATAACAGCACCTGGAATACGAGCTCTTATATCTGTCATGAAAGACATAGGAAACGTAGTGGTTGTTGCACCAGATAGCCCACAAAGTGCTATGGGACACGCAATAACAATTAACGACACCCTATATTGCGACCCCGTTAAAATGACAGAAGATGCTGACCATAAGGAATATAGCTGCTCTGGAACTCCTGCAGACTGTGTTAAATTAGCAACACAAGAAATTTTACACAGAAAGCCAGATTTATGTGTAAGCGGTGTAAATCACGGCTCAAACTCATCAATCAACGTTATTTATAGCGGAACAATGAGTGCTGCTGTTGAAGCTGGTGTAGAAGGTATTCCGGCAATTGGATTTTCTTTATTAGATTATTCGTTAGAAGCAGACTTTGAACCGTGTAAAAAATACATAAAAGCGATTACTGAACATGTCTTAGACAAAGGCCTACCCAAAGGTGTTGTTTTAAATGTAAACCTTCCAAAACTAAAAGAGAAAGAAATTAAGGGCATTAAAGTATGCCGCCAGGCCAAAGCGCATTGGGTAGAAGATTTTGATAAACGAAAAAGCCCTCAAGGCAGAGATTACTATTGGCTTACTGGAGAATTTATTAACGAAGATAAAGGTGAAGATACAGATGAATGGGCACTTAGCAACGGCTACGTGAGCGTAGTACCTGTTCAATTTGATTTAACTGCACATCACTTTATTCAAGATTTAAATAGCTGGGAATTAAATGACTAG
- a CDS encoding thioredoxin family protein has product MKYTLLLVLLIFTTTLSAQEVEWMSMNDALEAQKENPKKIFVDVYTDWCGPCKLMDKKTLQNKDVAKYISNNYYAVKFNAEGTEEVNYNDFTYTNPNYNPDRKGRNSQHLFAHALKITGYPSIVFFDETGKVIAPVVGYQSPTQLEVYLKMINNDDYKRLNTAEAWNAYKDNFNYKFKN; this is encoded by the coding sequence ATGAAATACACACTACTCTTAGTTCTTTTAATATTTACTACAACGCTATCTGCTCAAGAAGTAGAATGGATGAGTATGAATGATGCATTAGAAGCACAAAAAGAAAATCCTAAGAAGATTTTTGTTGATGTTTATACAGATTGGTGTGGTCCTTGTAAATTAATGGATAAGAAAACGCTGCAGAATAAAGATGTGGCTAAGTATATTTCAAATAACTATTATGCAGTAAAATTTAATGCAGAAGGTACAGAAGAGGTTAATTATAACGACTTTACTTATACAAACCCAAATTATAATCCAGACAGAAAAGGCAGGAACAGTCAGCATTTATTTGCTCACGCTTTAAAAATTACTGGATACCCAAGTATTGTGTTTTTTGATGAAACAGGAAAGGTTATAGCTCCTGTAGTTGGTTATCAAAGCCCAACTCAACTGGAAGTTTACCTTAAAATGATTAACAATGACGACTATAAACGTTTAAATACTGCTGAAGCTTGGAATGCCTATAAAGACAATTTCAACTATAAATTTAAAAATTAA
- a CDS encoding C40 family peptidase produces the protein MRLILISVLALVLFSSCGSSKPRVVTTVKEQEKIKPVIRTKKDAKKSEHVVFVEKTEEDKRASKITNYALDFKGTPYKFGGTTKRGMDCSGLVYTSFKTEDVELPRTSRAMSLQGTRLKLDEVNEGDLLFFETNKNRKVINHVGLVVGFNDEDILFIHSTSSRGVIVSNFSEAYWQNAFVMARRVL, from the coding sequence ATGCGCTTAATTTTAATCTCTGTTTTAGCTCTTGTTTTGTTTTCATCTTGCGGTAGCTCTAAACCTCGAGTTGTAACTACTGTAAAAGAACAAGAAAAGATCAAGCCTGTTATAAGAACCAAAAAGGATGCAAAAAAAAGTGAACACGTTGTGTTTGTCGAAAAAACCGAAGAAGACAAGCGCGCTTCTAAAATCACCAACTACGCATTAGATTTTAAAGGCACGCCATATAAATTTGGTGGCACCACAAAACGCGGAATGGATTGTAGCGGTCTTGTCTATACTTCTTTTAAAACTGAAGATGTAGAGTTGCCGAGAACCTCACGAGCAATGTCTCTACAAGGCACTCGCTTAAAATTAGATGAAGTTAATGAAGGTGATTTATTATTTTTTGAAACAAATAAAAATAGAAAGGTTATAAACCATGTTGGATTAGTTGTAGGGTTTAATGATGAAGATATTTTATTTATACACTCAACAAGTTCAAGAGGTGTAATTGTATCTAATTTTAGCGAAGCTTACTGGCAAAATGCTTTTGTAATGGCTAGACGCGTTTTATAG
- the lpxB gene encoding lipid-A-disaccharide synthase, producing MKYYIIAGEASGDLHAANLMKALKKKDPQADFRFWGGDLMQDVGGTQVKHYKELAFMGFIEVVMNLRTILKNITLCKKDITNYNPDVIIFVDYPGFNLRIAKWAKTEGYKTHYYISPQIWAWKEGRIKDIKRDVDAMYVILPFEKEFYEDKHNFPVHFVGHPLIDAIAQKQLINPSDFKAEFNLDNRPIIALLPGSRKQEISKMLEVMLSVTKDFKDYQFVIAGAPSQDAAFYSKFTKKQNVNLVMNRTYDILSLATAALVTSGTATLETALFKVPEVVCYKGSTISYQIAKRVINLEYISLVNLIMDKSVVKELIQGDFNTKTLKKELSIILDDTNRQNLFLDYYDLEKKLGGAGASDKTAQLIVDAIS from the coding sequence ATGAAATATTATATAATTGCTGGTGAAGCCAGTGGCGATTTGCACGCTGCTAACCTAATGAAAGCTTTAAAGAAAAAAGATCCTCAAGCCGATTTTAGGTTTTGGGGTGGCGATTTAATGCAAGATGTAGGCGGCACACAGGTAAAGCATTATAAAGAATTGGCTTTTATGGGGTTTATTGAGGTGGTGATGAACTTAAGAACCATTCTTAAAAATATAACGCTTTGTAAAAAAGACATAACAAATTACAACCCAGATGTTATTATTTTTGTAGACTATCCTGGCTTTAATTTACGAATTGCCAAATGGGCTAAAACTGAAGGTTACAAAACACACTATTACATTTCTCCACAAATTTGGGCTTGGAAAGAAGGACGTATTAAAGATATTAAGCGTGATGTAGATGCTATGTACGTTATACTGCCTTTCGAAAAAGAGTTTTATGAAGATAAACATAATTTTCCGGTGCATTTTGTAGGACATCCACTTATTGATGCAATTGCGCAAAAACAACTTATAAACCCATCTGATTTTAAAGCTGAATTCAATTTAGACAACCGCCCTATCATTGCATTATTACCTGGTAGCAGAAAGCAGGAAATATCTAAAATGTTAGAGGTTATGCTTAGCGTTACTAAAGATTTTAAAGACTATCAATTTGTAATTGCTGGAGCACCTAGCCAAGATGCGGCGTTCTACTCTAAATTCACTAAAAAGCAAAATGTAAATTTAGTAATGAACAGGACTTACGATATTTTAAGTCTTGCAACAGCTGCTTTGGTAACATCTGGAACAGCTACTTTAGAAACAGCATTATTTAAAGTACCTGAAGTGGTTTGTTATAAAGGTAGTACCATCTCTTATCAAATTGCTAAGCGTGTTATTAACCTAGAATATATTTCGCTCGTTAATTTAATTATGGATAAATCCGTAGTAAAAGAATTAATACAAGGTGATTTTAATACCAAAACATTAAAAAAAGAGTTGAGTATAATTTTAGACGATACAAACAGACAAAACTTGTTTTTAGACTATTATGATTTGGAAAAGAAATTGGGCGGTGCAGGAGCTAGTGATAAAACGGCACAACTAATTGTTGATGCAATTTCATAA
- a CDS encoding ComEC/Rec2 family competence protein produces MKVLNFSIIKLTLAIIAGILIAYTFTISFKPVITLLCSTVLFFTILFIKSKRSKKQDALFGVAALFLFVCIGMFSWEINQPKNNPNHFTNSISYENTLTLKGHVLEQLKPYSYSENYIFNIERINNKPITGKILLKVRIEDSLKPTYNIGEYLAFKSTLSKVTEPKNPYQFNYAKYLEHQNILAQVSISNREIFQFSEVKISMYSIANTLRNNIEIALIDNGFKGDELAVIKALLLGQKKDISKDMYDDYASAGVIHILAVSGLHVGIILMLLQLILSPLFRFKHGNVFKTVLIVLFLWCFAIIAGLSPSVIRAVTMFSFLAVALNLKRKTSTLNTLFLSALVILLVEPQFLFSVGFQLSYLAVFSIILLQPKLSKLIPRPKYYISRILWGVFTVTIAAQIGVLPLSLFYFHQFPGLFFVTNLIIIPFLGIILGYGLLCISLALLGILPSFIAEGFRLVIGFMNSVISWVAQQNSFVFKEIPFSEIQTIVTYVLIGTILISIQRFKPTNFIYILCAVVIFQLGFMYESYTAKTTEEFVVFQQTAQTVIGLKKGEHFEVSLKDSSSTSFTQQLVSNYIVGSHLDSVSTVPLKNVYQFKGNRIYVIDSLGVYSSAFNNATIILSNSPKINLNRLIDSISPERIIADGNNYKSYVKRWKATAKHKKLPFHPTGEKGAFLIKD; encoded by the coding sequence ATGAAAGTGCTCAATTTCAGTATCATAAAGCTCACCTTAGCTATTATTGCTGGTATTTTAATAGCCTACACGTTTACCATTAGCTTTAAGCCTGTCATTACTTTACTTTGTAGTACTGTCCTATTTTTCACTATTTTATTTATAAAGTCTAAACGAAGCAAGAAACAAGATGCCTTATTTGGTGTAGCTGCACTTTTCTTATTTGTTTGTATAGGAATGTTTTCTTGGGAAATTAACCAACCTAAAAACAACCCGAATCATTTTACAAACTCAATTTCATATGAAAACACATTAACTTTAAAAGGACATGTTTTAGAACAGCTTAAGCCTTATAGTTATTCAGAAAATTATATTTTCAATATTGAGCGTATAAACAATAAGCCCATTACTGGTAAAATTCTACTTAAGGTTCGCATAGAAGACTCTTTAAAACCTACGTATAATATTGGAGAATACTTAGCCTTTAAGAGTACACTATCTAAAGTTACAGAACCCAAAAACCCATATCAATTTAACTATGCTAAATATCTTGAGCATCAAAATATATTAGCACAGGTAAGTATTAGCAACCGAGAGATATTTCAATTTTCAGAGGTTAAAATTTCAATGTATAGTATTGCGAACACGTTGAGAAACAACATAGAAATAGCGTTAATTGACAATGGTTTTAAAGGTGACGAACTTGCTGTTATAAAGGCATTATTATTAGGGCAAAAAAAAGACATTTCAAAAGATATGTATGACGACTACGCATCTGCTGGTGTTATACATATTTTAGCTGTTTCTGGTTTGCATGTTGGTATTATACTAATGCTACTTCAACTTATACTATCACCACTTTTCAGGTTTAAACACGGCAATGTCTTTAAAACTGTTTTAATTGTACTCTTTTTATGGTGTTTTGCAATAATTGCAGGTTTATCTCCATCGGTTATTAGAGCAGTTACAATGTTTTCATTTTTAGCTGTTGCACTAAATCTGAAAAGAAAAACTAGTACTTTGAACACCTTGTTTTTATCTGCACTTGTAATACTATTAGTGGAACCCCAATTTTTATTTTCAGTGGGCTTTCAATTAAGTTATCTGGCTGTATTTTCTATAATACTATTGCAGCCTAAATTATCTAAACTCATTCCTAGACCTAAATATTATATTTCAAGAATCTTATGGGGTGTTTTTACTGTAACTATTGCTGCACAGATTGGCGTATTGCCTTTAAGTTTATTTTATTTCCATCAATTTCCAGGGTTGTTTTTTGTTACAAATCTTATCATAATTCCCTTTTTAGGCATCATTTTAGGGTATGGGCTTCTTTGTATCTCATTAGCCCTTTTGGGTATTCTACCTTCGTTTATAGCTGAAGGCTTCAGGCTAGTAATCGGGTTTATGAATTCTGTTATAAGTTGGGTTGCACAACAAAATTCTTTTGTATTTAAGGAGATCCCATTTTCAGAAATTCAAACTATAGTTACTTATGTTTTAATTGGTACTATTTTAATATCCATACAACGTTTTAAGCCTACAAACTTCATTTATATACTTTGTGCTGTAGTTATTTTTCAACTTGGGTTTATGTATGAGTCCTACACTGCAAAGACTACTGAGGAGTTTGTAGTTTTTCAGCAAACTGCTCAAACCGTTATTGGTTTAAAAAAAGGAGAACATTTTGAAGTGTCGCTTAAAGATTCAAGTAGCACTTCATTTACTCAGCAGTTAGTTTCAAATTATATTGTTGGTAGTCACTTAGATTCAGTTTCTACAGTTCCCTTAAAAAATGTTTATCAATTTAAGGGTAATCGTATTTACGTGATTGATAGTTTAGGTGTTTATAGTTCTGCTTTTAATAACGCTACCATCATACTTAGCAATTCTCCAAAAATTAATTTAAATAGACTTATAGACTCTATTTCTCCAGAACGTATTATAGCAGATGGAAATAATTATAAAAGCTATGTAAAACGTTGGAAAGCTACTGCAAAACATAAAAAACTCCCTTTTCATCCAACTGGAGAAAAAGGAGCTTTCCTAATAAAAGACTGA